In the Campylobacter sputorum subsp. sputorum genome, AAGGAGTTTTAAAGCTTTTTAAAGGTAGAGTAAAAAGAGTTGAAATTTTGGATTATCCAAGTGATAGAGAGCTTGGTGGCGAAAAAATAATACAATGCTTAGATGAGCTTGATATAAAATGGAATAAATTTAATGGTGTTAAAAACGATGAAAAGTATTTAGTTTTTGGATCTTTTTTATTAGTAGAACATTTTTTAAGGAACTATTTTGAAAGATAGGTTTATCATAACTATAAGTGATACTAATGGCACAAGACATTTAACTATGCATAAACTCATTAAAAAGATAGTTATATATATCATTGCTTTTGTGGTTTTTTCTTTTATTTTTGGAATTCTTTATATTAGTATTTTATCAAATCAAACAAAAGATTTATCCAAAAAAAGAAATGAACTGCTTAAAATCAAACATGAACTTATCTTAGAAAATGAAAAGATACAACAACAACTCGATAGAAGAACCGAAGATTTTAAAGCCATAGAAGATAAGATTGCAGATATGGAAGAGCAAATTGGACTAACTTCTGATGATAATGTAACTTTAAGCGAAAGAATAGATGATATAAAGGTTACAACATATCAAATGAACGCTATATTTTCTCAAATTCCAAACGGCGATGTTATTGATTATAAAAGAACTAGTGCAAGATTTGGTTGGAGAAATCACCCTATACTTAAAAGAAAGGAATTTCATCCAGGAATTGACCTTGCTGCAGATATAGGAACTCCAATTTATGCACCTGCTGATGGTGTAGTAGAGCTTGCTGAATATAATGCAAATAATGGTTTTGGTTATTTGGTTGTAATTGTTCATAATTATGGGTTTAAAACTAGATATGCTCATATGAGTAGAAAAGATGTGGTAAAACAAGGTCAATTTATAAAAAAGGGAGATCTTATAGGTTATAGTGGGAATACCGGACTTTCTACTGGGCCTCATTTACATTATGAGGTTAGATTTATACAAAAACCTTTAGATCCGGCAAATTTCATAAAATGGGATAGTAAAAATTTCGAAGAAATATTTAAAAAGGAGGGAAGGGTTCCATGGCAATCTTTAATAAAGGCAATAACGAATCAACTACCGAAACAACAGTAATTTCAAGCGGTGCAAAAATTAAAGGTGAGTTTAATTTTGAAAGTATGCTCCATGTTGATGGCATATTAGAGGGCGATATTTTTTCAAGCTCCGTTGTTGTGATAGGAAATCAAGGTCGTATACAAGGCACATTGAAGGCTAAAAAATTAATAGTTAGTGGCATTTTTTTAGGCGATGCTGATTGTGGCAGTATTCAAATTTTAGCTGGTGGAAGTATCAATGGAAATGTTATTTCAGAAGAATTTGTTATAGAGTCAAAAGCAACTTTTGAGGGCAAAAGCAGTGTTAGAAAAGTTGATGAGGAAAATACCGGACAACTTGATATTTTGATACAAAAAGATGATGAATAAGTGTAGTTTTAAGGTTTATTTATAGTGCAAAGTGAAATTTATGAGTTTTGTCTTGAAAAAAATGATTTTGATATTATAGTTTGCGATGATGATAAAGAGGCAAGTGTTATTAGCGATGTTGTGAGTTATTGTGGTATAGAGGCTTATAGATTACCAGATTTTAGGGCAAGTTTTGGAGATGATTTAAGACCATTTAATGCAGAGCTTTTTGAAATATCTTCTGTTTTAAATAGTTTTTATAAATCAAGCTCAAAAAAGCTGTTAATAAGCCCAATTAGAACACTTTTAAACAAATTACCATCAAAATCTCATTTTCATACTATAAATTTGAATTTTGCAGACAAAATAGATTTAAATTCTTTCAAAGAAGAGATTTTAAGATTTGGTTACAACATAGTTGATATAGTAGAAAGTGAAGCAGAGGTTAGTTTTAGGGGTGAGATAATCGATATTTTTTGTATCGGAAAAGAAAAACCTTTTAGAGTGCTTCTTAATGATGATGAGATAGAAAGCATAAGATATTATAATCCAAGCACACAAAAAAGTGATAAGATCGAACTTGAAAGTATAGAAATTTCGCCATTTTTAGCTTATTTAAGTAAGAATGAGTATGAAAATGTAACAAACAAGATATCTCAAATGCAAAGCGATGCTTTTGTAAATGATCTTAATTCGCTTGGTTTTTGGGCTATTGAAGGGTTTGAGAATTATTTTGATAAATTTAAAGTAATACTTGCTAATGATATAAATTTACAAGATATCATTACAGATACGGATTTGTCGTTTTTAAAAAAACTTCCAGTTATAAAAGAAGCCAAAAATTTTAAAGATCTAAACACTACACTAAGCAAAGAATTTTTGGAGTTTCATAAAGATAAAAAGATTACTATTTTATCAAAAAATGATGGTATTTTTAAGTCTTATGAGCTTGATTGTTTTTCAAATGTAAATTTAAAAATTTCACCTTATGTTGTAAATTTAATAAGCAAAGATGAGATTATTTTATCGCTAAATAAATTTGAAAAGAAAAAACGAGTTAGAAAATCAAGTCTTGTTTTAGATGAGTTAAATAGCGGAGATTTAGTCGTTCATGAAGATTATGGTATAGGTAAATTTGAGAGTCTTGAGTTAGTTGAAATTTTGGGTGCTAAAAGAGAATTTGTTGCGATAATATATCAAAATAACGATAAGCTTTTGCTTCCAGTAGAGCATTTAAATAAAATAGACAGATACATCGCAGGAAGCGGAAATATAGCCGTTTTAGACAAACTTGGAAAGGGAAGTTTTGCTAAAATAAAAGAAAAAGTTAGGCAAAAACTTTTTGCCATAGCTTCAAACATCATCGCACTTGCTGCTAAAAGAGAGCTTATAAAGGGTGTTAAAATTGAGTGTGATAGTTTAGAATATATTAAATTTATGCAAAGCGCTGGATTTGAATATACAAAAGATCAAATAAAAGCAATTGATGATATAAGCAAGGATTTAGCAAGTGGCAAAGTAATGGATAGATTGATAAGTGGCGATGTCGGTTTTGGAAAAACAGAAGTTGCTATGAATGCTATATTTAAAACTATAAAAAGCGGATATAGTGTGTTATTTTTTGTTCCAACTACACTTCTTAGTTCCCAACATTACACAACTCTTAAAGAGCGTTTTAAGGGTTTTGATATAGATGTTTTTAAATTTGATCGTTTTACAAGTGCTAAAGAAAAAGCAGAGATTAAAAAGCAACTTCAATCAGATAAACCTTGCGTTTGTATCGGAACTCACGCTCTTTTAAGTATAAAGGATTTAAGTTTAGGGCTAATTATCATAGATGAAGAGCATAAATTTGGCGTAAAACAAAAAGAACAATTAAAAGAAATTTCATCATCTTGTCATCTTTTAAGTATGAGTGCAACTCCTATCCCAAGAAGCTTAAATATGGCACTAAGCTCCATAAAATCATATAGCACACTTACAACTCCACCGCAAAATAGGCTAGATATAAGAACTCTTGTAAAAGAGTGGGATGAAAAGATTATAAAAGAAGCCATTGCTAGAGAGTTAAGGCGTGGCGGACAGACATTTTATATACACAACCACATTGCCACTATGGAAAGTGCAAAAAAAGAACTTCTTGGCATTATCCCAAATTTAAAAATACTCATACTTCATTCAAAAATAGATCCAAAAACAACAGAAATAGAAATGATAAAATTTGCAAATAAAGAGTATGATGTATTACTTTGTACTAGTATCGTAGAAAGTGGAATTCATTTACCAAATGTAAATACTATCATTATAAATAATGCAAATAATTTTGGTATGGCTGATTTACATCAACTTAGAGGAAGAGTTGGAAGAAGCGATAAGCAAGGATTTTGTTATTTTTTAGTTGAAAATAAATTATCTTTGAGTAGCCAAAGCGTAAAAAGACTAGTTTCTCTTGAAAGTAACTCGTTTTTAGGGGCTGGCTCTGTGCTAGCATATCACGATTTAGAGATTAGAGGTGGTGGAAATTTAGTTGGTGTCGAACAAAGCGGACATATAGAAGCTATTGGGTATTCGCTTTATTTAAGGATGCTTGAAACGCAGATTAACACACTTTTAAATCAAAATTTAGCAAAAGAAAACAAAGAAATAGAGCTAAAACTTAGTATAAATGCATTTTTAAATAGTGATTTTATAAGTGAAGATAGGTTGAGATTAGAACTTTACAGAAGGCTTAGTAAGTGTAGCGATGTAAAAGAAGTTTATGAAATACAAAGCGAGATAGAAGATAGATTTGGTAGATTAGATATTTATACATTGCAGTTTATTGAACTTATGGCTATAAAAGTTATGGCTATAAAGCAAGATTTTGTTTATATTGGAAATTATGAGCAAAACATTACTCTTAAAAAGCAAAATGGCGAGAGTATAAAACTAAAATCAAAAAGCAAAGACGATGATGACATTATAAATGAAGTTTTGGTTTATTTGAGGAAAGAGAGTAGTAAATGAACTGGGATGAAACATACGCAGCTGTTTATAGAAAAAGCAAAAATGCATTGATGGCCGTTAAGCTTTGTGACATAGATGTTGTAAATTTAGATGATTTAATAAATATAAATGAACAAAAAGAAAAGCTTTTAAATAACACTATAAATTTTATAAATGACAATGGTGCAAATCACGCATTGCTTTGGGGTGAGCGAGGTTGTGGTAAGTCAAGTTTGGTAAAAGCTGTATTTTGGAAGCTAAAAGATAAAAATCTTAGAATTATAGAACTAAACAAAGCTGATCTTGAAAATTTAGTTGATATTATAGATGATATCCGTAATGAAA is a window encoding:
- a CDS encoding M23 family metallopeptidase; protein product: MLKDRFIITISDTNGTRHLTMHKLIKKIVIYIIAFVVFSFIFGILYISILSNQTKDLSKKRNELLKIKHELILENEKIQQQLDRRTEDFKAIEDKIADMEEQIGLTSDDNVTLSERIDDIKVTTYQMNAIFSQIPNGDVIDYKRTSARFGWRNHPILKRKEFHPGIDLAADIGTPIYAPADGVVELAEYNANNGFGYLVVIVHNYGFKTRYAHMSRKDVVKQGQFIKKGDLIGYSGNTGLSTGPHLHYEVRFIQKPLDPANFIKWDSKNFEEIFKKEGRVPWQSLIKAITNQLPKQQ
- a CDS encoding bactofilin family protein, with translation MAIFNKGNNESTTETTVISSGAKIKGEFNFESMLHVDGILEGDIFSSSVVVIGNQGRIQGTLKAKKLIVSGIFLGDADCGSIQILAGGSINGNVISEEFVIESKATFEGKSSVRKVDEENTGQLDILIQKDDE
- the mfd gene encoding transcription-repair coupling factor; protein product: MQSEIYEFCLEKNDFDIIVCDDDKEASVISDVVSYCGIEAYRLPDFRASFGDDLRPFNAELFEISSVLNSFYKSSSKKLLISPIRTLLNKLPSKSHFHTINLNFADKIDLNSFKEEILRFGYNIVDIVESEAEVSFRGEIIDIFCIGKEKPFRVLLNDDEIESIRYYNPSTQKSDKIELESIEISPFLAYLSKNEYENVTNKISQMQSDAFVNDLNSLGFWAIEGFENYFDKFKVILANDINLQDIITDTDLSFLKKLPVIKEAKNFKDLNTTLSKEFLEFHKDKKITILSKNDGIFKSYELDCFSNVNLKISPYVVNLISKDEIILSLNKFEKKKRVRKSSLVLDELNSGDLVVHEDYGIGKFESLELVEILGAKREFVAIIYQNNDKLLLPVEHLNKIDRYIAGSGNIAVLDKLGKGSFAKIKEKVRQKLFAIASNIIALAAKRELIKGVKIECDSLEYIKFMQSAGFEYTKDQIKAIDDISKDLASGKVMDRLISGDVGFGKTEVAMNAIFKTIKSGYSVLFFVPTTLLSSQHYTTLKERFKGFDIDVFKFDRFTSAKEKAEIKKQLQSDKPCVCIGTHALLSIKDLSLGLIIIDEEHKFGVKQKEQLKEISSSCHLLSMSATPIPRSLNMALSSIKSYSTLTTPPQNRLDIRTLVKEWDEKIIKEAIARELRRGGQTFYIHNHIATMESAKKELLGIIPNLKILILHSKIDPKTTEIEMIKFANKEYDVLLCTSIVESGIHLPNVNTIIINNANNFGMADLHQLRGRVGRSDKQGFCYFLVENKLSLSSQSVKRLVSLESNSFLGAGSVLAYHDLEIRGGGNLVGVEQSGHIEAIGYSLYLRMLETQINTLLNQNLAKENKEIELKLSINAFLNSDFISEDRLRLELYRRLSKCSDVKEVYEIQSEIEDRFGRLDIYTLQFIELMAIKVMAIKQDFVYIGNYEQNITLKKQNGESIKLKSKSKDDDDIINEVLVYLRKESSK